A DNA window from Paenibacillus andongensis contains the following coding sequences:
- a CDS encoding D-alanyl-D-alanine carboxypeptidase family protein yields the protein MKIRVRIILLWSAIISLLLSPFGQVEAAPPGIRTNAVGASLIDVESGRILYSEKGDTPMRIASLTKIMTAIIAIEQGKLTDKVKVSKNAFGKEGSSIYLKLGEEMRLHDMLYGLMMRSGNDAATAIAEHIGGSVEGFVYLMNEKAKMLGMEHSHFTNPSGLDEGDGHRSSPNDMAKLTAYALKNPVFQDIVSTKIKKVPNPNEPWDYSWLNKNKMLSLFEGADGVKTGYTKLAKRCLVSSATRGGQQLVVVTLNDPDDWGDHARLLQYGFNYYPLQTIVKKGDAVEGTPWVAGRTFSYPLAEGEAAQLTRKVALVDPASMEYRLAERGTLQFTLNQKSIQTVPIYDSTSPLLQTTSKSTFSFKEGNAYQETWLSHYGYICRLLVQSLFTVSESQWAN from the coding sequence ATGAAGATAAGAGTCAGGATTATCCTATTATGGAGTGCGATCATCAGTTTACTTTTGTCACCATTTGGACAAGTAGAGGCAGCACCGCCTGGCATCCGTACGAATGCTGTGGGTGCTTCCCTTATTGATGTGGAGTCAGGCCGTATCCTCTACAGTGAAAAAGGGGACACGCCTATGCGAATAGCCAGCTTGACCAAAATCATGACCGCAATCATTGCGATTGAACAAGGTAAATTGACGGATAAAGTCAAAGTGAGTAAAAATGCGTTCGGCAAGGAAGGTTCTTCCATTTATCTGAAGCTTGGCGAAGAAATGCGTCTGCACGACATGCTGTATGGTCTGATGATGCGTTCTGGAAATGATGCAGCTACCGCTATTGCTGAGCATATAGGAGGAAGCGTGGAAGGCTTCGTCTATTTGATGAATGAAAAGGCGAAGATGCTCGGTATGGAACATTCGCATTTCACGAATCCCTCGGGTCTCGATGAGGGAGATGGTCATCGCTCTAGTCCAAATGATATGGCTAAGCTGACGGCTTATGCGCTAAAAAATCCCGTATTTCAAGACATTGTTTCCACGAAAATCAAGAAAGTGCCGAACCCGAATGAACCTTGGGATTATTCGTGGCTTAATAAAAATAAGATGCTGTCTCTCTTTGAAGGAGCTGACGGTGTGAAAACAGGCTATACGAAGCTTGCTAAGCGCTGCTTGGTCTCATCAGCAACCAGAGGCGGCCAGCAGCTCGTCGTTGTTACGCTCAATGATCCGGATGATTGGGGGGATCATGCTCGATTACTCCAATATGGCTTTAATTATTATCCGTTACAAACGATTGTCAAAAAAGGCGATGCCGTGGAGGGCACTCCGTGGGTCGCGGGGAGGACGTTTTCCTATCCATTAGCTGAAGGTGAAGCAGCCCAACTGACTCGGAAAGTTGCATTAGTCGATCCTGCTTCTATGGAATATCGGTTAGCAGAACGAGGGACGCTGCAATTTACACTCAACCAGAAGTCCATTCAAACCGTACCCATCTATGATTCAACAAGTCCGTTACTGCAAACGACCAGTAAGTCTACTTTCTCTTTTAAAGAAGGTAATGCTTATCAAGAAACATGGCTTTCACACTATGGATATATTTGCAGATTGTTAGTACAGAGCCTGTTCACAGTCTCGGAATCACAATGGGCGAATTAA
- the resB gene encoding cytochrome c biogenesis protein ResB, whose translation MFYNTKCDCGHQNPTGTTLCESCGNPLIDTEGRDILEMRYDGMARRSQKSNPTLLDKVWNFFSSVKIAVWIIIWTVVASAVGTIFPQENTFLDMDPAQYYSQNYGTLGTIYHFLGFSHTFSSWWFITLLFMIGTSLVICSLDRVLPLYRALSKQQIRKHLNFLTRQKVTLVAELPPGTDEEAWTKKLGDHLRKKNYRVHTDGTALLAEKYRFSRWGPYINHIGLIIFLIGVLMRSIPGWHMDEYMGILEGETKQIPHTSYFIKNEKFTLELYDEKDLPESIKAKGQIVPKTYETQAVLYHCSADCDDSSKEPVLTEVHKENIIVNHPLDYKGLQAYQFDYKSTPMLISVKPTLSNPATGESYGSFELPMNNPKDEYQAGPYKLTLKGYFPEFGLEKGQPISKSNEPKAPAFIFSITGPDLAANGVPYLYFPRQIDKEAFSQDTINGPISQKLKLAVGSMEGVQFANYTTYLNIRVDKAMPYIWVGSAIFMIGVIMGFYWQHRRIWIRIDSGKLTLGGHTNKNWFGLRNEVAAALKKNNLEVSPKSLDIGGDQG comes from the coding sequence ATGTTCTACAACACCAAATGCGATTGCGGGCATCAGAATCCCACAGGCACTACGCTTTGTGAATCTTGTGGTAACCCGCTGATTGACACGGAGGGCAGAGATATACTAGAAATGCGGTACGACGGTATGGCCCGTCGTTCTCAGAAATCGAACCCTACTTTGCTAGATAAAGTCTGGAATTTCTTTTCCTCGGTTAAAATAGCGGTATGGATCATTATTTGGACGGTCGTCGCATCTGCTGTAGGTACTATTTTTCCACAAGAAAATACGTTCTTAGATATGGATCCGGCTCAGTATTACTCGCAAAACTATGGGACACTTGGGACCATTTATCACTTTCTAGGCTTCTCTCACACGTTTAGTTCTTGGTGGTTCATAACACTGTTATTCATGATAGGAACATCTTTAGTCATTTGTAGTTTGGATCGGGTTCTGCCCTTATATCGCGCGCTATCTAAGCAGCAAATCCGCAAGCATTTGAATTTTCTCACGAGACAGAAAGTAACCCTTGTTGCCGAATTGCCGCCGGGTACGGATGAGGAAGCATGGACAAAGAAGCTCGGTGATCATTTGCGTAAAAAAAATTACCGTGTACATACAGATGGAACAGCCCTTTTAGCTGAGAAATACCGTTTTAGCCGCTGGGGCCCTTATATCAATCATATTGGTCTCATTATTTTTCTGATCGGTGTATTAATGAGAAGCATTCCAGGTTGGCATATGGATGAGTACATGGGTATTCTGGAAGGGGAAACCAAGCAAATCCCTCACACTTCTTATTTCATCAAAAATGAAAAGTTCACGTTGGAGCTGTACGACGAGAAAGATTTGCCAGAAAGTATTAAGGCTAAAGGACAAATTGTCCCGAAAACCTATGAAACTCAGGCAGTTTTGTATCATTGTTCCGCGGATTGTGACGACTCATCCAAAGAACCGGTGCTAACCGAAGTGCACAAAGAGAATATCATCGTGAATCATCCGCTTGATTACAAAGGGCTTCAAGCTTATCAATTTGATTATAAGTCTACTCCAATGCTAATCTCCGTGAAGCCCACACTTAGCAATCCTGCAACGGGTGAGTCTTATGGAAGTTTTGAATTGCCGATGAATAATCCTAAAGATGAATATCAAGCAGGTCCTTACAAGCTGACGCTGAAAGGGTATTTCCCCGAGTTTGGTCTTGAAAAGGGACAGCCCATCAGCAAGTCGAATGAGCCCAAAGCACCTGCATTTATATTTAGCATCACAGGTCCCGATCTAGCAGCAAACGGCGTACCTTACCTGTACTTCCCAAGACAAATAGATAAAGAAGCGTTCTCTCAAGATACAATTAACGGCCCCATAAGCCAAAAACTGAAACTAGCTGTCGGCTCCATGGAAGGTGTTCAATTTGCCAATTACACAACCTATCTGAACATTCGTGTAGACAAGGCTATGCCTTATATCTGGGTAGGATCTGCGATATTCATGATTGGTGTGATTATGGGCTTCTATTGGCAGCATCGCCGGATCTGGATTCGAATTGACAGCGGGAAGTTAACTCTTGGTGGACATACGAATAAGAACTGGTTTGGACTTCGGAATGAAGTAGCAGCAGCACTTAAAAAGAACAATTTGGAAGTTTCACCGAAATCATTAGATATTGGAGGGGACCAGGGGTGA
- a CDS encoding redoxin domain-containing protein, which produces MGPNKKWVQIGIFAVVLIIGVFTIITNLSASDSKKYPQQGDKATNFSLVGLDGKTHELSDYKGKPVLVNFWGTFCPPCKEEMPALQKQYEKWSKEGVVFLEVNVDKNKVTVQSFMDQYKLNMPVLLDAKEVVRKQYGVMDYPTTFFIGTDGKVSIKKIGQMTETFIDESIAKLVNKS; this is translated from the coding sequence GTGGGTCCAAATAAGAAATGGGTGCAGATTGGGATTTTTGCGGTCGTGCTTATTATTGGCGTATTTACCATTATTACCAATTTATCGGCTTCTGACAGCAAGAAGTATCCGCAACAAGGCGACAAAGCGACGAATTTCTCCTTAGTTGGATTAGATGGTAAAACGCATGAATTATCGGATTATAAAGGCAAACCGGTTTTGGTTAATTTCTGGGGAACCTTTTGTCCGCCGTGCAAAGAAGAAATGCCTGCTCTCCAAAAGCAATATGAGAAATGGAGCAAAGAAGGCGTGGTTTTCTTAGAGGTCAACGTTGATAAGAATAAAGTAACGGTTCAAAGCTTCATGGATCAATATAAGTTGAATATGCCCGTGCTTTTGGATGCCAAAGAAGTCGTACGAAAGCAGTACGGTGTCATGGATTATCCGACCACCTTCTTTATTGGAACAGACGGCAAAGTAAGCATCAAAAAAATCGGCCAAATGACTGAGACTTTTATCGATGAATCGATCGCAAAGTTAGTTAACAAATCTTAA
- a CDS encoding response regulator transcription factor, with the protein MEMKASILVVDDEERIRRLLRMYLEKEGYIIEEAEDGETALRMATETDYDLVLLDVMLPGIDGIEVCARLRQVKSTPVIMLTAKGEETNRVSGFEVGADDYVVKPFSPREVIYRVKAILRRSSATAYLSKDASSSNNIVFPNLIIEHDAHRVTAGGQEVALTPKEYELLHYLAVSPDKVFSREELLKDVWNYEFFGDLRTVDTHVKRLREKLNKVSPDAAAMITTVWGVGYKLEVPK; encoded by the coding sequence ATGGAAATGAAAGCTAGCATACTCGTTGTTGATGATGAGGAACGAATTCGTCGTTTACTCAGAATGTATTTGGAAAAAGAGGGCTATATCATTGAAGAAGCAGAAGACGGTGAGACCGCGCTGCGGATGGCCACAGAAACGGACTATGACTTAGTGCTGCTAGATGTGATGCTGCCTGGTATTGATGGGATTGAAGTTTGCGCACGGCTTCGTCAAGTGAAGTCAACCCCTGTCATTATGCTGACAGCCAAGGGCGAAGAGACGAACCGAGTGAGTGGATTTGAAGTTGGTGCAGATGATTATGTCGTCAAACCTTTCTCACCGCGAGAAGTCATCTACCGGGTTAAAGCAATTCTGCGTCGTTCTTCGGCGACAGCGTACTTGTCCAAGGATGCGAGTTCGAGCAACAATATTGTATTTCCTAACCTCATTATCGAACATGATGCGCATCGGGTAACCGCTGGAGGACAGGAAGTAGCGTTGACTCCGAAAGAATATGAGCTGCTGCATTATTTGGCCGTATCTCCGGATAAAGTGTTCTCACGTGAGGAACTGCTTAAGGATGTTTGGAACTATGAATTTTTTGGAGACCTGCGTACTGTAGATACTCATGTAAAAAGACTCCGTGAAAAATTAAACAAAGTATCCCCGGATGCTGCGGCAATGATCACGACCGTATGGGGAGTAGGCTATAAGCTAGAGGTGCCCAAATAA
- a CDS encoding ArsB/NhaD family transporter, translating into MLTWVALIIFIVTYALIISEKVNRAVIALLGAVIMVFAGILDVHKVFQQYIEWETITLLIGMMILVGITNQTGVFQFVAIRAAKAVKGDPLRILLVLSVLTAVGSALLDNVTTVLLVVPVTIAITRILEINPIPFLMSEIIASNIGGTATLIGDPPNIMIGSANPHLTFNAFLLNLAPITILIFVVTLFMLYFMYRKQLQPNPALQTKLLELNERDYIKDKLLMKKSLLILSLTILGFMLHAIIHVDAAVIAITGAILLMLLGLKEHDVEKAFDSIEWVTIFFFAGLFSLVGGLQEVGLIKTIAMKALDVTEGDITTASLLILWGSGLASATIDNIPFVATMIPLIKDMAEGLGLAVDSDPINILWWSLALGACLGGNGTIIGASANVIVAGLAAKEGKSFSYLEFLKVGAPITLVSLALAHVYIYIRYLL; encoded by the coding sequence ATGTTAACTTGGGTTGCCTTAATTATTTTTATTGTGACTTATGCGCTTATTATTTCTGAGAAAGTCAATCGAGCGGTCATTGCCTTACTCGGTGCTGTGATCATGGTATTTGCCGGTATTCTAGATGTGCACAAAGTGTTTCAACAGTATATCGAATGGGAAACCATCACACTTCTTATTGGGATGATGATTCTCGTTGGAATTACAAATCAAACGGGTGTATTTCAGTTCGTTGCCATCCGCGCCGCGAAAGCTGTGAAGGGGGATCCGTTGCGAATTTTACTCGTACTATCTGTGTTAACGGCTGTTGGTTCCGCCCTATTGGATAATGTGACAACCGTTTTATTGGTCGTTCCTGTCACCATTGCGATTACGCGAATACTTGAAATTAATCCAATCCCTTTCTTGATGTCTGAAATCATTGCTTCCAATATAGGAGGTACAGCTACACTCATTGGAGATCCTCCCAACATCATGATCGGATCTGCCAACCCTCATTTAACCTTTAATGCCTTTTTACTTAATTTAGCGCCTATTACGATCCTTATTTTCGTTGTTACCCTTTTCATGTTGTATTTCATGTATAGAAAGCAACTGCAGCCTAATCCTGCTTTGCAAACTAAACTTTTAGAGCTGAATGAACGCGATTATATCAAGGATAAGCTGCTCATGAAGAAATCTTTACTTATTTTATCACTGACGATTCTCGGATTCATGCTTCATGCCATTATTCATGTTGATGCCGCTGTTATCGCGATAACCGGTGCAATTTTGCTCATGCTTTTAGGTCTTAAGGAACACGATGTCGAAAAAGCCTTTGATTCTATTGAGTGGGTAACGATTTTCTTCTTTGCTGGCCTTTTTAGCTTAGTAGGAGGTTTACAAGAGGTTGGTTTAATTAAAACGATAGCCATGAAAGCTCTAGATGTGACGGAAGGAGACATCACTACAGCTTCATTATTGATTCTCTGGGGTTCAGGTCTTGCATCAGCAACCATTGACAATATTCCCTTTGTTGCTACGATGATCCCTTTAATTAAAGACATGGCTGAGGGACTTGGACTTGCCGTTGATTCGGATCCTATCAATATCCTTTGGTGGTCGCTTGCTTTAGGCGCTTGTTTAGGAGGAAATGGCACAATTATCGGCGCTTCCGCCAATGTTATCGTTGCCGGACTCGCCGCCAAAGAGGGCAAAAGCTTCAGTTATTTGGAATTTCTGAAAGTGGGAGCTCCAATAACCCTTGTGTCTTTGGCATTGGCCCATGTTTATATTTATATCCGTTATCTGCTGTAG
- a CDS encoding nucleoside recognition domain-containing protein, whose protein sequence is MVNWIWLFFIVVGFGVAALNGNIETVTQAAFDGAKSGVTVCFGLISVLVFWMGMMRIAEDAGLLSKLARLLQPAVRFLFPSVPKNHPAIGYIMSNMSANILGLGNAATPMGIKAMQELQKLNPDKDTASTAMCTLLALNTSSITLIPTTLIAIRMNYNSLNPAEIVGTTLIATIISTAAAIFVDRWYRRSRSPIPPLKG, encoded by the coding sequence ATGGTGAATTGGATTTGGCTGTTTTTTATTGTCGTTGGATTCGGCGTGGCGGCATTGAATGGGAATATTGAGACTGTCACACAAGCCGCTTTCGATGGTGCTAAGAGTGGTGTAACGGTCTGCTTTGGATTAATTAGTGTGTTGGTCTTTTGGATGGGAATGATGCGGATAGCCGAGGATGCTGGTCTTCTAAGCAAACTTGCGAGATTATTGCAGCCGGCGGTTCGTTTCTTATTCCCTAGTGTTCCTAAGAATCACCCAGCCATCGGTTACATCATGTCCAACATGAGTGCCAATATTCTTGGTCTTGGGAACGCAGCTACCCCCATGGGAATTAAGGCGATGCAGGAGCTGCAGAAGTTGAATCCCGATAAAGACACGGCTAGCACGGCTATGTGTACCCTTTTAGCGCTTAACACATCAAGTATTACTCTGATTCCTACCACGTTAATCGCCATTCGGATGAATTACAATTCTTTAAATCCTGCGGAAATCGTCGGCACAACGCTCATTGCCACTATCATTTCGACAGCTGCAGCTATTTTTGTGGATCGATGGTATCGAAGGTCACGCTCCCCCATCCCTCCTTTGAAAGGATGA
- the ccsA gene encoding cytochrome c biogenesis protein CcsA encodes MNVNSLSSTFLLIAFFVYLIAFLLFVLSITGRKWSNRDPEQHTKRWGFVAFIASLVGFACHVTFFFTRWAEGNHIPTSNMYEFMTFLGMMIMFAFLIVYLIYRTPVLGVFALPIGFIIIAYASVFPSEVQPLIPALQSYWLKIHVTTAATGEAFFGVGFAGGLMYLLRAVDYKGTSKVDKREQRGVELTIFFILMLIAFIASIFTFNGSGYKAVFSSEVTTNAQGQQETSIHKETYVLPPIVKPYDTKVDEMKPFLGMTEPLFTAPSWMEGASAGRKLNTVIWSILGGLLLYGLARVVARKPIGAAIGPIVKGMDPEDLDEISYRAIAIGYPIFTLGALIFAMIWAQEAWGRFWGWDPKEVWALITWLFYAVFLHLRLSKGWQGKKSAWLTVIGFIVVMFTLVGVNLVIAGLHSYAGV; translated from the coding sequence GTGAATGTGAACTCACTGAGCAGCACCTTTTTACTTATAGCTTTTTTCGTTTACCTCATTGCATTTCTATTATTTGTCCTCTCGATAACGGGTAGGAAATGGAGTAACCGGGACCCTGAACAACATACGAAGCGATGGGGATTTGTTGCTTTCATAGCTTCACTAGTTGGATTTGCGTGTCACGTGACTTTCTTTTTTACCAGATGGGCAGAAGGTAATCATATTCCGACATCGAATATGTACGAATTCATGACCTTTCTAGGTATGATGATCATGTTTGCCTTCTTGATCGTGTATCTCATTTATCGCACACCAGTCCTTGGTGTTTTCGCATTACCCATTGGCTTTATCATTATTGCTTATGCTTCTGTTTTCCCGAGTGAAGTACAACCCTTAATACCGGCCTTGCAAAGTTACTGGCTCAAGATCCACGTAACAACTGCAGCTACGGGAGAAGCGTTCTTCGGAGTCGGCTTTGCCGGGGGACTGATGTATCTGCTTCGTGCTGTAGATTACAAAGGAACATCCAAAGTGGATAAGCGTGAGCAAAGAGGTGTGGAGCTTACCATCTTTTTCATTCTGATGTTAATCGCCTTCATTGCTTCCATCTTTACATTTAATGGTTCTGGCTATAAAGCCGTTTTCTCAAGCGAAGTCACGACCAATGCACAAGGTCAACAAGAAACGAGTATTCACAAAGAAACGTATGTATTGCCTCCAATTGTGAAGCCTTATGATACGAAGGTTGATGAAATGAAGCCTTTCTTGGGCATGACGGAACCTTTATTCACAGCTCCATCTTGGATGGAAGGTGCAAGTGCAGGACGTAAGTTGAATACGGTCATTTGGTCGATTCTTGGAGGTCTTCTGCTCTATGGACTCGCACGTGTTGTTGCACGTAAGCCAATAGGAGCAGCGATTGGACCCATCGTCAAAGGAATGGACCCGGAGGATCTGGATGAAATCAGCTATCGTGCCATTGCGATCGGCTATCCGATTTTCACATTAGGCGCATTGATTTTTGCGATGATTTGGGCTCAAGAAGCATGGGGCCGTTTCTGGGGTTGGGATCCCAAAGAAGTGTGGGCCTTAATTACGTGGTTGTTCTATGCGGTGTTCTTGCATCTTCGTCTCTCCAAGGGCTGGCAAGGTAAGAAATCAGCTTGGTTGACTGTTATTGGATTTATTGTAGTTATGTTTACATTAGTTGGTGTGAACCTTGTTATTGCAGGTCTTCACTCCTATGCAGGTGTATAA
- a CDS encoding spore maturation protein → MYAFVSLISAWAIPIMIVFIPLYAAYRKVPVYESFVDGAKEGFDTAIKIIPHLVGMMVAISVFRASGAMDLLIGWMRPFFESIGVPTEVLPLAILRPITGAGSLAFTTDLIEQFGPDSMIGRIASTVQGSTDTTLYVITVYFGAIGIRKAGYALKVGLISDLVGFVASIIICFLVFT, encoded by the coding sequence ATGTATGCCTTCGTTTCGCTTATCTCTGCATGGGCAATCCCAATCATGATCGTCTTCATTCCTTTATACGCGGCCTATCGAAAGGTGCCGGTTTATGAATCGTTTGTTGACGGAGCAAAAGAGGGCTTTGATACAGCTATCAAGATCATCCCCCATCTAGTCGGCATGATGGTAGCCATATCAGTCTTCCGCGCCTCCGGTGCGATGGATTTATTAATTGGCTGGATGCGTCCATTCTTTGAAAGCATCGGCGTTCCAACCGAAGTGCTGCCATTGGCCATTCTGCGTCCGATTACTGGAGCGGGTTCGCTCGCTTTTACAACGGATCTTATTGAGCAGTTTGGCCCAGATTCTATGATTGGCCGCATTGCTTCTACGGTTCAAGGGAGTACGGATACGACTTTATATGTGATTACGGTATATTTCGGCGCTATCGGTATTCGGAAGGCTGGTTATGCGTTAAAAGTAGGACTTATTTCTGACTTAGTCGGTTTTGTAGCTTCCATCATCATCTGCTTTTTGGTATTCACTTAG
- a CDS encoding sensor histidine kinase has protein sequence MFIFRSVVGKLWLTIIGLVGVVLLILGFFLVNYMENYFAQANDQTKNMKNMATKFSEEASNHMYDEQFYQLSNELLSFQDAKMLVIFTDMKEMVIPSTQGSNLASFHVTDFFTEAELKQVFAGQTKDKQVNKSSTGKIKSGAEYLVVAVPLRNLQGTIVGATLLYQSLQSLEATQSYMLRLFIYVSIVGFLMTTFFAFFLFSRITRPLQQLKKAADFITMGEYGTRVPILSKDEIGELAKTFNHMGEKMQESIRALSQEKEHLSSILRSMTDAVITLDANGSVMLTNPQGEKIVQEWSKIEWSEDDEETRRFRKPDTALGDWGLMSYSNPYSIPIPVPLIPLFEAVVDESSEAATKLHVQNGVWSVAMTPLYTSDQVRGAVAVLRNVTEEERLDKLRKDFVANVSHELRTPISMLQGYSEALLDDIPSTPEERMELVQVIHDESLRMGRLVRDLLDLARMEAGHLELVYREVEFDSLVRRMHRKFAVLAKERSITLSASLPEEPLILGRGDEDRLEQVLTNLLDNAFRHTASGARIAIKAETAVYKDRPAIRIEVSDEGQGIPADDLPFIFERFYKADKARTRGSSGGTGLGLAIVKNIIDAHHGSVTVQSTLGHGTTFTLLLPCEP, from the coding sequence GTGTTTATTTTCAGAAGTGTCGTAGGTAAGCTCTGGTTAACGATTATTGGCCTAGTTGGGGTTGTTCTGCTCATACTAGGTTTTTTTCTTGTCAATTACATGGAAAATTATTTTGCTCAAGCGAATGATCAAACGAAAAACATGAAGAATATGGCCACCAAATTCTCGGAAGAAGCTTCGAATCACATGTATGATGAGCAGTTTTATCAATTGAGTAATGAACTGTTAAGCTTTCAAGATGCTAAAATGCTGGTGATCTTCACCGATATGAAGGAAATGGTTATTCCTTCGACTCAAGGAAGTAATTTAGCCAGTTTCCATGTAACTGATTTTTTCACAGAAGCGGAGCTCAAACAAGTATTCGCAGGACAGACGAAGGACAAACAAGTCAATAAGTCCAGTACAGGGAAAATTAAATCAGGGGCTGAGTACCTCGTTGTTGCCGTACCGTTAAGAAATCTTCAAGGCACCATCGTTGGCGCAACGCTGCTGTATCAATCACTACAATCGTTAGAAGCAACGCAGTCCTACATGTTGAGATTGTTTATCTATGTATCCATAGTCGGCTTCCTTATGACGACTTTCTTCGCGTTCTTCTTATTTTCTCGAATTACTAGACCGCTTCAGCAGTTGAAGAAAGCAGCTGATTTCATCACCATGGGGGAGTATGGTACCCGTGTACCTATTCTGTCCAAGGATGAAATTGGCGAGCTGGCCAAAACGTTCAACCACATGGGCGAGAAGATGCAGGAAAGCATACGAGCCCTTAGTCAGGAAAAAGAGCATTTATCCAGTATACTGCGAAGCATGACCGATGCGGTCATTACGCTCGATGCGAATGGATCTGTTATGCTGACCAATCCGCAAGGTGAGAAGATTGTGCAAGAGTGGAGCAAGATTGAGTGGTCAGAGGATGATGAGGAGACTAGGCGTTTCCGCAAACCGGATACAGCGCTCGGAGATTGGGGATTAATGAGCTACAGCAATCCTTACTCGATTCCAATTCCTGTGCCGCTGATTCCGTTGTTTGAAGCGGTGGTTGACGAATCCTCGGAAGCAGCCACGAAGCTTCACGTGCAAAACGGTGTGTGGTCCGTCGCGATGACACCGTTGTACACGAGCGATCAGGTGCGCGGCGCCGTGGCTGTACTCCGTAATGTCACAGAGGAGGAGCGCCTCGATAAGCTGCGCAAGGATTTCGTGGCGAACGTGTCGCACGAGCTGCGTACGCCGATCTCGATGCTGCAGGGCTACAGCGAAGCCCTGCTGGATGACATTCCCTCCACGCCGGAGGAGCGCATGGAGCTGGTGCAGGTCATTCACGACGAGTCGCTCCGCATGGGGCGCCTCGTACGTGACCTGCTCGATCTGGCGCGGATGGAAGCCGGCCATCTCGAGTTGGTCTACAGGGAGGTCGAATTCGACTCCCTGGTCAGACGCATGCACCGCAAATTCGCGGTGCTGGCCAAAGAGCGCAGCATCACGCTAAGCGCTTCGCTGCCTGAGGAGCCCCTCATCCTTGGGCGGGGGGATGAGGATCGGCTTGAGCAGGTGTTAACGAACCTGCTCGACAATGCTTTTCGGCATACGGCCTCTGGGGCACGTATTGCCATTAAGGCAGAGACCGCCGTCTACAAGGATCGGCCGGCGATCCGCATTGAGGTCTCCGACGAGGGGCAGGGGATTCCTGCCGACGACCTGCCGTTCATATTTGAACGCTTCTACAAGGCGGATAAAGCCCGAACGCGCGGTTCATCGGGTGGTACAGGGCTTGGACTTGCCATCGTTAAAAATATCATAGATGCGCATCACGGCAGCGTGACTGTACAAAGTACTTTGGGACATGGAACGACTTTTACTTTGCTTTTACCATGTGAGCCTTAA
- a CDS encoding pseudouridine synthase, with protein MERLQKVLAEAGIASRRKCEEIITAGRVQVNGEVVTTLGVKVNTEEDEIRVDGRAIGQQKKIYVILNKPKGVITSATDPEGRKVVTDFLPGIRERVYPVGRLDYDTEGLLLLTNDGEFAHLLTHPKHHVPKTYQATVKGVPHGTLLDKLKTGIQLEDGMTAPAEVEYADVNMEKNESIIQITIYEGRNRQVRRMFEAISFPVIKLKRIKFGPIFLTGLPRAKYRHLTPKEVEELRNEALKTHNVQKGQ; from the coding sequence ATGGAAAGACTGCAAAAAGTATTAGCCGAAGCGGGGATCGCATCCCGTCGGAAATGTGAGGAAATTATCACAGCGGGACGTGTTCAAGTGAATGGTGAAGTCGTCACCACGCTTGGCGTGAAAGTAAACACGGAAGAAGATGAAATTAGAGTTGATGGACGTGCTATTGGTCAACAAAAGAAGATCTATGTGATTTTGAATAAGCCCAAAGGTGTTATTACAAGTGCTACGGACCCAGAGGGACGTAAAGTGGTCACGGACTTCTTGCCTGGGATTAGAGAACGCGTTTATCCAGTCGGACGATTGGATTATGATACGGAAGGGTTGCTCCTTCTGACGAATGACGGTGAATTTGCCCATTTACTCACGCATCCCAAACATCATGTGCCCAAAACCTATCAAGCCACAGTCAAAGGGGTACCGCACGGAACGTTATTAGACAAGCTAAAAACGGGTATACAGTTAGAGGATGGCATGACGGCTCCGGCTGAAGTTGAATATGCGGATGTAAATATGGAGAAGAATGAGTCCATTATTCAAATTACGATCTACGAAGGTAGGAATCGACAAGTCAGACGTATGTTCGAGGCCATTTCCTTTCCTGTGATCAAATTAAAGCGGATTAAATTCGGTCCAATCTTTTTAACGGGCTTGCCTAGAGCCAAGTATCGTCACTTGACGCCAAAAGAGGTTGAGGAGCTTAGGAACGAGGCTCTCAAGACACATAACGTTCAAAAAGGCCAATAA